One part of the Salvelinus fontinalis isolate EN_2023a chromosome 4, ASM2944872v1, whole genome shotgun sequence genome encodes these proteins:
- the LOC129853062 gene encoding histone H1-like, whose translation MSGVIAIPLATPATTPKKRSKPKKTGPTVSDRILKVVSASNGRSGVSLAALKKSLAASGYDVVKNNARLKLAVRRLVAKGYLLQPKGTGASGSFKINKNKAVAKKKKPTKNQAKKVGAKKVRRASPKKATGAKKSPKKTKRKSPKKAKRPAAAKKPKSPRKTKRRVAKSTRAKAAPKKK comes from the coding sequence ATGTCTGGGGTGATTGCAATTCCCCTGGCGACACCAGCCACGACTCCTAAAAAGAGATCCAAGCCCAAGAAGACTGGACCCACCGTATCTGACCGCATCCTGAAGGTTGTGTCAGCATCCAATGGCCGAAGTGGTGTATCTCTTGCGGCTCTCAAAAAGTCTCTGGCAGCCAGCGGCTATGATGTTGTGAAGAACAACGCCCGACTCAAACTGGCTGTCCGGCGTTTGGTGGCCAAAGGATATCTTCTGCAGCCTAAGGGCACTGGGGCATCCGGCTCTTTCAAAATTAACAAAAACAAAGCCGTCGCTAAAAAGAAAAAACCTACCAAGAATCAAGCCAAGAAGGTGGGGGCCAAGAAGGTCAGGAGAGCGTCACCCAAGAAGGCAACGGGCGCCAAGAAGTCCCCAAAGAAAACCAAGAGGAAGAGTCCCAAGAAGGCCAAAAGACCTGCAGCAGCAAAAAAGCCCAAGAGCCCCAGGAAGACCAAGCGCAGAGTCGCCAAATCCACCCGGGCTAAAGCTGCTCCTAAGAAGAAATAG